The following proteins are co-located in the Noviherbaspirillum sp. UKPF54 genome:
- a CDS encoding BREX protein BrxB domain-containing protein, whose translation MSSKIAKVISAYRQHLTVPWQDGLAAIQRVIFAVYDKADELRLRANVDEFALATQQAGKQWLMLDVTNAFPEWMAAQEYRDAYFESPEDLAGYQTGELTEFVADLTTKLKQRIAAESGIDTVVALLGVGTLFGLARVSSVVEGIKEAVQGRLLVFFPGEHHPENHTYRLLDARDGWNYLAVPLLPQD comes from the coding sequence GTGTCATCTAAGATTGCCAAAGTCATTTCGGCTTACCGACAGCACCTTACTGTGCCGTGGCAGGATGGCCTCGCGGCGATTCAGCGCGTCATTTTTGCGGTCTACGACAAAGCCGATGAGTTGCGCTTGCGGGCCAATGTCGACGAGTTCGCGCTGGCCACCCAACAAGCAGGAAAGCAATGGCTGATGCTGGACGTGACAAATGCATTTCCTGAATGGATGGCGGCTCAAGAGTACCGCGATGCCTATTTTGAAAGCCCTGAAGACTTGGCTGGCTATCAGACGGGTGAGCTGACGGAATTCGTAGCCGACCTGACCACTAAGCTCAAGCAGCGCATCGCCGCTGAGAGCGGAATAGACACGGTAGTGGCTCTCCTGGGCGTTGGCACGCTCTTCGGTTTAGCCCGCGTCTCCAGTGTCGTCGAAGGTATCAAGGAGGCCGTCCAAGGTCGGCTGTTGGTGTTCTTCCCCGGCGAGCACCACCCAGAAAACCACACCTATCGACTGCTTGACGCACGCGACGGCTGGAACTACCTCGCCGTACCGCTCCTTCCCCAAGACTAA
- the brxC gene encoding BREX system P-loop protein BrxC yields the protein MLNRDIYNKPPKENRLVNNGVAEVSEDHSDAAQAILRYELETFVCDGQYEKGLETILDKFLLNLDAGSEQPGVWISGFYGSGKSHLAKMLRTLWTDYQFADGATARSLAKLPTGVFEHLKELSTQGKRHGALHAAAGKLGAGAGDKVRLALLGIVFKSKGLPEQYNQAQFVLWMTREGILPTVEGELQSAGRSLAQELPHMYVSSHLAKALLKARPDLAHTEADARKLLKEQFPQVTDITSEQMTTSIDAALSVDGKFPLTLVVLDEVQQYIGADAEKAFQVQEVTETLSKHFNGKLLFVGTGQSALSGMPNLQRLMGRFPVQVMLGDWDVENVTRQIILAKKPTALPEVEHICRANLGEISRQLRGTKLEHVTDDEDVMTADYPLLPVRRRFWERVLRTIDTTGTVSQLRSQLRVVHEAVLATADVPLGHVVSGDFLYDQISANLVSTAQLPKEVFENVQRFAVGDVDSQLKARLLKLVYLINKLPADTALDIGLKATEDALADLLVTDLSAGSSELRKKLPALLEELQNKDRLVMALAGSGGIEYRLQTRESSAWYDEFRAQEAVLKASPQLVEQKRTNLLKTRFAEVLKKVRVVQGKDNVERRLTPTFDDTLPKDHDKTLYLWIQDGWQTEEKSVIAEAKAKSADNPTLFAFLPAQHKTELANAIVALEAAHNTLQKKGSPSTEEGRDAQRSMESRQRTAEKELAELLDQLFGGVRVFQSGGQEATDGNDLTDRINRAAKASAIRLYSQFDAADHDQWSKVLDEARKGNLEALKAVGHTQEADKHPVCQKLLAYIGPGKKGSEIRDNFDVPPYGWPRDAIDGALYALLAAGHIKAQDVTSKPVDARSLDRAKLTQASFQRESVNITPPQLIKIRTLFSTVGVPCQPKEELAKVPTLLNKLRDQAKAAGGVAPAPEPPKPTALDDIAGQSGNAQLLELYNRHDDIVALFKAWTQTADAIAKRLPIWHQLSTLLRHAKDLGPYVALKAEADAIETQRSLLADPDPVRPLLDKAVDLLRQALNGKLDAFQSAFNQQRAQLHADADWNKLTDAQRAELTATHHLMPPAPVQLATPEQLQDALDDCDLDHWVSKTQALPSRFEAARLAAVQLLKPNVVHVAIPRRTLNDEAELKAWLTEVEALVVEKLRRGPVAL from the coding sequence ATGCTGAATAGGGACATCTACAACAAGCCGCCAAAGGAAAATCGCCTCGTTAACAATGGCGTTGCGGAGGTTTCTGAAGACCATTCTGATGCCGCTCAGGCCATTCTGCGATACGAGCTCGAGACTTTCGTCTGCGACGGTCAGTACGAGAAGGGATTGGAGACTATCCTCGACAAGTTCCTGCTGAATCTGGACGCCGGCTCCGAACAGCCAGGTGTCTGGATTTCTGGCTTCTACGGTAGTGGTAAATCGCACTTGGCCAAGATGTTGCGTACGCTCTGGACCGACTATCAATTTGCCGATGGTGCCACTGCTCGGAGTTTGGCCAAGCTGCCCACAGGGGTATTTGAACACCTGAAGGAACTCAGCACCCAGGGCAAGCGCCACGGCGCTCTGCACGCTGCTGCGGGCAAGCTGGGTGCCGGTGCCGGTGACAAGGTACGGCTGGCGCTGCTGGGCATCGTGTTCAAGTCAAAGGGACTGCCGGAACAATACAACCAGGCCCAGTTTGTTTTGTGGATGACGCGAGAGGGCATCCTGCCCACGGTGGAAGGCGAACTCCAATCCGCCGGCCGTTCGCTAGCTCAAGAGTTGCCGCACATGTACGTGTCCAGCCACCTGGCCAAGGCGCTGCTCAAAGCCCGGCCTGACCTCGCCCACACCGAAGCCGACGCCCGCAAGCTGCTTAAGGAGCAATTCCCCCAAGTTACCGACATCACCAGCGAGCAGATGACCACAAGCATCGATGCCGCGCTGTCAGTGGATGGCAAGTTCCCCCTGACGCTAGTCGTGCTGGATGAGGTGCAACAATACATTGGCGCCGATGCCGAAAAGGCCTTCCAGGTCCAAGAAGTCACCGAGACGCTATCTAAACATTTCAACGGCAAGCTGCTCTTTGTCGGTACTGGTCAGTCGGCTCTGTCCGGCATGCCCAACCTGCAGCGCTTGATGGGACGTTTCCCCGTGCAGGTGATGCTAGGCGACTGGGACGTGGAGAACGTCACCCGCCAAATCATCCTGGCAAAAAAGCCTACCGCATTGCCCGAGGTAGAACATATCTGCCGCGCCAATCTCGGCGAAATTTCCCGTCAGCTGCGTGGCACCAAGCTTGAGCACGTCACCGACGATGAGGACGTGATGACCGCGGATTACCCGCTGCTGCCTGTGCGACGCCGCTTTTGGGAACGCGTGCTGCGCACCATCGACACTACAGGCACCGTCTCGCAGCTACGCAGCCAACTACGCGTGGTACATGAAGCTGTGCTCGCTACCGCCGACGTGCCCTTGGGCCATGTAGTCTCTGGAGACTTCCTCTATGACCAAATTTCGGCCAACTTGGTCTCTACTGCCCAGTTGCCGAAGGAGGTGTTCGAGAATGTTCAGCGTTTTGCGGTCGGCGACGTCGACTCCCAGCTCAAGGCCAGGCTGCTCAAGCTTGTCTACCTCATCAACAAGCTGCCGGCCGATACCGCACTAGACATTGGTCTCAAGGCCACCGAAGACGCGCTGGCGGACCTATTGGTGACTGACCTGTCGGCCGGCTCGTCCGAGCTGCGCAAGAAACTGCCTGCGCTGCTGGAAGAGCTGCAGAACAAGGACCGCCTAGTCATGGCCCTGGCTGGCAGTGGCGGCATCGAATACCGGCTGCAGACTCGTGAGTCCAGCGCCTGGTATGACGAGTTCCGCGCCCAGGAAGCCGTGCTCAAGGCATCGCCGCAGCTCGTCGAGCAAAAGCGCACCAACCTGTTGAAGACCCGCTTCGCAGAGGTACTAAAGAAAGTTCGCGTCGTGCAAGGCAAGGACAACGTGGAGCGCCGGCTCACACCCACCTTTGACGACACGCTGCCCAAGGACCATGACAAGACCCTTTACCTGTGGATTCAGGACGGTTGGCAGACGGAAGAGAAATCCGTCATCGCCGAGGCGAAGGCCAAGTCGGCCGATAACCCCACGCTGTTCGCCTTCTTACCCGCGCAGCACAAAACTGAGCTGGCCAACGCCATTGTGGCTTTAGAAGCTGCGCATAACACACTGCAGAAAAAGGGCAGTCCGTCCACGGAGGAAGGCCGGGATGCGCAACGCTCAATGGAAAGTCGCCAGCGTACGGCCGAGAAAGAGCTGGCCGAACTGCTGGACCAGCTATTTGGCGGCGTGCGCGTGTTCCAGTCCGGCGGCCAGGAAGCTACCGACGGTAACGACCTGACCGACCGCATCAACCGCGCTGCCAAGGCATCGGCTATCCGCCTGTACAGCCAATTCGATGCCGCTGACCACGACCAGTGGAGCAAGGTGCTCGACGAAGCACGTAAAGGCAACCTGGAAGCCCTCAAGGCCGTCGGCCACACGCAGGAGGCTGATAAGCATCCAGTTTGCCAGAAGCTGCTGGCCTACATCGGCCCGGGCAAGAAAGGTTCCGAGATTCGCGACAATTTCGATGTGCCCCCGTACGGCTGGCCGCGTGATGCTATCGACGGTGCCTTGTACGCATTGCTGGCAGCCGGCCATATCAAGGCACAGGACGTCACATCCAAGCCTGTAGATGCCAGGAGCCTCGACCGTGCGAAGCTCACGCAGGCCAGCTTTCAGCGCGAGAGCGTGAATATTACACCGCCGCAACTCATCAAAATTCGCACTTTGTTCAGCACGGTTGGCGTGCCCTGCCAGCCAAAGGAGGAATTGGCAAAGGTGCCGACACTGTTGAACAAGTTGCGTGACCAGGCGAAGGCGGCCGGTGGGGTAGCGCCCGCACCTGAACCACCCAAGCCGACAGCTCTCGATGACATCGCTGGTCAATCTGGCAATGCTCAGCTGCTGGAGCTATACAACCGACACGATGACATCGTCGCCTTGTTCAAAGCGTGGACCCAGACGGCCGACGCCATCGCTAAGCGTCTTCCCATATGGCACCAGCTGTCCACCCTGTTGCGCCATGCTAAGGACCTGGGCCCCTACGTGGCGCTGAAGGCAGAGGCAGATGCTATCGAGACCCAGCGAAGCCTGCTGGCCGACCCGGACCCGGTGCGCCCGCTGCTCGACAAAGCGGTGGACCTGCTGCGCCAGGCGCTCAACGGTAAGTTGGATGCGTTCCAATCAGCCTTCAACCAACAGCGAGCGCAACTCCACGCCGACGCCGATTGGAACAAACTCACAGACGCACAACGTGCCGAATTGACCGCCACGCACCATCTCATGCCTCCTGCGCCGGTACAACTGGCCACTCCAGAACAACTGCAGGACGCGCTTGATGATTGCGACCTGGACCATTGGGTTTCCAAGACTCAGGCGCTGCCTAGCCGTTTCGAGGCTGCTCGTCTGGCGGCGGTGCAGTTGCTCAAGCCCAATGTAGTTCATGTTGCGATTCCTCGGCGCACGCTGAACGACGAGGCCGAACTCAAGGCTTGGTTGACCGAAGTGGAAGCGCTAGTAGTCGAAAAGCTCAGGCGGGGACCAGTTGCGCTCTGA
- a CDS encoding Eco57I restriction-modification methylase domain-containing protein has protein sequence MSTQRLNNQPLPKPLRTQLENTVKAARDIAETAARAALTQLAVAEPKAPDYLTNELKALRRRLRAHGRALGDEKVKDDSQGLQHLVWEVAYEHWHRMLFARFLAENGLLLWEPGAPVSLDDCRDMVDNHPDMALGAKSHWELAGKLAARMLPQVFKPQSPVFELAFAPEHQRELERLLSCLPPEVFKASDSLGWVYQFWQAKRKDEVNVSEVKIGADELPAVTQLFTEPYMVDFLLHNSLGAWWVMRHPGKTCPVPLTYLRTLDDGTPAAGRFEGWPDRLSDFKLLDPCCGSGHFLVAAFLLLVPMRIEAEGLSAMDAVDAVLADNLHGLELDARCVEIAVFALALAAWRFLDENGDPLGVRADMPAPQVACCGLKVAASPGDWAALVPDHVENAEHLREGLRRLHSDFTQAPLLGSLLDPSKASGDLFAADFSLLTGLLHQALSAEHQPELWDDTSATWDNALTALGLLDAAQLLDTRYHLVVTNVPYLARGKQNDTLKDYCEAHYPEAKNDLANVFLERCLELSCDQGAGVVQIVMPQNWLFLATYKRQREVLLRSVQINLIALLGAKCFQTPMWDFNVQLLSLTRAQAADEFLAYGLNVSGPKTAADKAALLLECPLQMASHRKMKSSPDSAISFGVVDASKLFSTTVGCYQGTSTGDNSRFVQFFWEVSVGDEYLLFQGPSSGTNLYGGRQACVRWNTVKNFEGSAVRGEVAWARNGVAIGQMNNLPATIYGGQIFANTTPVIVPHKSENLLPVWVFCSSDEFAMGLRAVNQKLSVDNGYVGKIEFDLSRWQKVAAEMYPDGLPKPYSDDPTQWLFHGHPQPSTDPLQVAVARLAGYSWPAETDAAMELAEEARSWIARCEALAEHTDDDGIVCLPSVRGEPPAHERLLKLLITASETVQSGSWKPAVLDKLLADADCAGKGLDVWLRDKFFEQHAKRFHHRPFIWHVWDGLKDGFAALVNYHRLDAKNLERLIHTYLGDWIRQQEAGVRDGVDGAQPRLAAAQDLKRRLELILEGEKPYDIFVRWKSLAEQPTGWNPDLNDGVRLNIRPFMTAEVLRHNKKPKLNITWDKDRGKDVESAPWFKAFKGERINDHHLTLAEKQAARAKADRS, from the coding sequence ATGTCGACTCAACGTCTCAATAACCAGCCCCTGCCCAAACCGCTACGCACCCAGCTGGAAAATACTGTCAAGGCTGCTCGTGACATAGCTGAAACCGCTGCTCGCGCTGCGCTAACCCAACTTGCTGTCGCCGAGCCTAAAGCTCCCGACTACCTGACCAATGAGCTCAAGGCCCTGCGCCGCCGCTTGCGTGCCCACGGCCGGGCCTTGGGCGACGAGAAGGTCAAAGACGACAGTCAAGGCCTGCAGCATCTAGTGTGGGAAGTGGCCTACGAGCACTGGCACCGCATGCTCTTCGCCCGTTTCCTGGCCGAGAACGGCCTGCTGCTGTGGGAGCCCGGCGCGCCGGTGTCGCTTGACGACTGCCGCGACATGGTGGACAACCATCCCGACATGGCTCTGGGTGCCAAGAGCCACTGGGAACTGGCCGGCAAGCTGGCCGCGCGCATGCTGCCGCAGGTGTTCAAGCCGCAAAGCCCCGTGTTTGAGCTGGCCTTCGCGCCCGAGCACCAGCGCGAGCTGGAGCGCCTGCTCAGCTGCCTGCCGCCCGAAGTGTTCAAGGCCAGCGACAGCCTGGGCTGGGTCTACCAGTTCTGGCAGGCCAAGCGTAAGGACGAGGTCAACGTCTCGGAGGTGAAGATTGGCGCGGACGAGCTGCCCGCCGTCACTCAGCTCTTCACCGAGCCCTACATGGTGGACTTTCTGCTCCACAACTCGCTCGGTGCCTGGTGGGTGATGCGCCACCCAGGCAAGACCTGCCCGGTGCCGCTGACCTACCTGCGCACGCTGGACGACGGCACACCCGCCGCAGGTAGGTTCGAAGGCTGGCCCGACCGGCTGAGCGACTTCAAGCTGCTCGACCCCTGCTGCGGTTCGGGCCACTTCCTGGTGGCGGCCTTCCTGCTGCTGGTGCCCATGCGCATAGAGGCCGAGGGCTTGAGCGCGATGGACGCGGTGGACGCCGTGCTGGCCGACAACCTGCATGGACTGGAGCTGGACGCTCGCTGCGTGGAAATCGCCGTCTTCGCGCTGGCCTTGGCGGCTTGGCGCTTCCTGGACGAGAATGGTGACCCGTTGGGTGTGCGCGCCGACATGCCCGCGCCGCAGGTGGCCTGTTGCGGCCTGAAGGTGGCTGCCAGCCCTGGAGACTGGGCAGCCTTGGTGCCCGACCACGTGGAGAACGCAGAGCACCTGCGCGAAGGCTTGCGACGCCTGCACTCCGACTTTACACAAGCCCCGCTGCTGGGCAGCTTGCTGGACCCTAGCAAGGCCAGCGGCGACCTGTTTGCGGCCGATTTTTCGCTGCTCACCGGCCTGCTGCACCAGGCGCTAAGCGCCGAGCATCAGCCCGAGCTGTGGGACGACACTTCCGCGACCTGGGACAACGCCCTCACAGCCCTAGGCCTGCTGGACGCCGCCCAGTTGCTCGACACACGCTACCACCTGGTGGTAACCAACGTGCCGTATCTTGCGCGCGGCAAGCAGAACGACACGTTGAAGGACTACTGCGAAGCACACTACCCCGAGGCCAAGAATGACTTGGCCAACGTTTTTCTGGAACGCTGCCTGGAACTCAGCTGCGACCAGGGTGCCGGCGTAGTGCAAATCGTCATGCCGCAGAATTGGTTGTTTCTTGCTACATATAAACGACAGCGTGAAGTACTGCTGCGGAGCGTGCAAATTAACCTAATCGCTTTACTTGGTGCTAAGTGCTTTCAGACGCCCATGTGGGATTTCAATGTTCAATTGCTGTCACTCACACGTGCCCAGGCTGCTGATGAATTCCTCGCCTATGGTCTGAATGTGAGCGGACCAAAAACAGCGGCTGACAAAGCAGCTTTGTTGCTTGAGTGTCCGCTGCAAATGGCCAGCCACAGGAAGATGAAGTCCAGTCCTGATTCAGCAATTTCCTTCGGGGTCGTGGATGCCAGCAAGCTCTTTTCCACCACGGTTGGGTGTTATCAGGGAACATCAACGGGTGATAACTCGCGATTTGTTCAATTTTTTTGGGAGGTTTCCGTTGGAGATGAATACCTCCTATTTCAGGGGCCGAGCAGTGGCACAAACTTGTATGGGGGGCGTCAAGCGTGCGTGCGATGGAATACGGTCAAGAATTTCGAGGGCTCAGCGGTGCGTGGGGAGGTCGCTTGGGCCAGAAATGGTGTGGCAATTGGGCAGATGAACAATCTTCCTGCAACGATTTACGGCGGGCAAATTTTTGCCAATACAACTCCGGTGATTGTTCCTCACAAGTCAGAGAATTTACTGCCTGTCTGGGTGTTTTGCTCATCGGATGAATTCGCAATGGGTTTGAGAGCGGTAAATCAGAAGCTCAGCGTGGATAACGGATATGTTGGCAAAATTGAGTTCGATTTGAGTCGTTGGCAAAAAGTCGCCGCTGAGATGTATCCCGATGGACTTCCAAAACCCTATTCCGACGACCCTACCCAATGGCTGTTCCACGGCCACCCGCAGCCCTCCACCGACCCACTACAAGTCGCCGTCGCCCGTTTGGCCGGCTACAGCTGGCCCGCCGAGACCGATGCGGCGATGGAGCTGGCCGAAGAGGCCCGCAGCTGGATAGCCCGCTGCGAGGCGTTGGCAGAGCACACCGACGACGACGGTATCGTCTGCCTGCCATCGGTGCGAGGTGAGCCGCCGGCGCACGAGCGTCTGCTCAAGCTGCTGATTACCGCGTCGGAGACGGTGCAGTCCGGCAGCTGGAAGCCCGCCGTGCTCGACAAGCTGCTGGCCGATGCCGACTGCGCTGGCAAGGGCCTGGACGTCTGGCTGCGCGACAAGTTCTTCGAGCAGCACGCCAAGCGCTTCCACCACCGCCCCTTCATCTGGCATGTGTGGGACGGCTTAAAGGACGGATTTGCCGCGCTGGTGAACTACCATCGGCTCGACGCCAAGAATCTGGAGCGCCTCATCCACACCTACCTGGGCGACTGGATACGCCAGCAGGAAGCCGGCGTGCGTGATGGCGTCGACGGCGCCCAGCCCCGTCTCGCCGCCGCCCAGGACCTGAAGCGCCGCTTGGAGCTCATCCTCGAAGGCGAGAAACCCTATGACATCTTCGTGCGCTGGAAGTCACTTGCCGAGCAGCCTACTGGCTGGAACCCCGACCTCAACGACGGGGTGCGCCTGAACATCCGCCCCTTCATGACTGCGGAGGTCCTGCGTCATAACAAGAAGCCCAAGCTCAACATTACTTGGGACAAGGACCGCGGCAAGGACGTAGAAAGCGCGCCGTGGTTCAAAGCGTTTAAGGGTGAACGAATCAATGACCATCACCTGACGCTTGCCGAGAAGCAGGCGGCCCGGGCAAAGGCAGATAGGAGCTGA
- a CDS encoding Hsp70 family protein, translated as MSLIRFAKNKSNSRRGEQVAIFGFDFGTTNSLASVVIGDTVLTFLDNDQPIPSVVSFEGGKVEVGRKARDKLTSAGLGVQGSTVRSPKSLLGKDELIIDGVRRDPVQMVEYVLEYVRRFVLQNKAARDLKMDRVVATIPVNMEGRRRALLRQAFRQAGMNVVQFVHEPLAALYGFLRSSENGNDLVKRFNGKLLLVFDWGGGTLDLTLCRVLDGLLVQVANDGTDDVGGDVFDEELRNEVEKRSRAARGFGDDVELLPDARKRLLHACEQAKISLSGRGTWNVYVEHYYDVDGDSDLEVKLSRDDLDSIVGHLVRKGVARIERLLEREGYSTASVELCLATGGMVNMPLVKNRLDELFGPGRVHVSKRSASAIAEGAAWVAHDEARLHLAKNVELVMARNAYVPLLTAGVEMPLEREIRQERFSLYCVDPSDGFGKFSLVSPHRPGPRVLPDDPRRPLSHMLLKVDGKAQPFRERLELQVTMSEDLVLTAEAWSLNQKGRAAAEVHDLEFALATPGTKGGWLKARTFEAVDSDGSQYEQGGLALRSNLANREDLSLVPGEVLYGINPFYFRREQCPPQVQVDEHLYYQPCSICRRASNDPLCRCASTPQRPPHTDMRSQA; from the coding sequence ATGTCATTGATTCGCTTCGCAAAGAACAAGAGCAACTCAAGGAGGGGTGAGCAAGTGGCAATTTTCGGCTTTGACTTTGGGACGACGAACAGTCTGGCGTCTGTCGTGATTGGCGATACAGTTTTGACTTTTTTGGACAATGACCAGCCGATACCTTCGGTGGTGAGTTTTGAGGGAGGCAAGGTTGAAGTGGGACGCAAGGCGCGCGACAAGCTGACGAGTGCTGGCCTGGGCGTTCAGGGCAGCACGGTGCGCTCACCCAAATCTCTGCTGGGAAAAGACGAACTCATCATCGACGGTGTAAGGCGAGACCCAGTCCAGATGGTCGAGTATGTGCTGGAATACGTCCGTCGCTTTGTGTTACAGAACAAGGCCGCTCGGGACTTGAAGATGGACCGGGTGGTCGCCACAATCCCGGTCAACATGGAGGGGCGGCGTCGGGCCTTGCTGAGGCAAGCTTTCCGCCAGGCTGGCATGAATGTGGTCCAGTTTGTTCACGAGCCGCTGGCGGCCCTGTACGGATTTCTCAGGTCTTCGGAAAACGGCAATGACCTGGTCAAACGATTTAACGGGAAGCTCTTGCTGGTTTTCGACTGGGGTGGCGGCACGCTGGACCTCACCCTATGCCGTGTGCTGGATGGCTTGCTCGTCCAGGTGGCAAACGACGGTACTGACGATGTCGGTGGTGATGTTTTCGACGAAGAGCTACGCAATGAGGTGGAGAAGCGCTCTAGAGCCGCACGGGGCTTTGGAGATGACGTTGAGTTGCTGCCAGACGCACGCAAGCGCCTTCTACACGCCTGTGAGCAGGCAAAGATTAGTTTGAGCGGACGTGGTACCTGGAATGTCTACGTCGAGCATTACTACGACGTTGACGGCGACTCTGACTTGGAGGTGAAGCTCTCAAGAGATGACCTGGATAGCATCGTTGGCCACCTTGTGCGCAAAGGGGTCGCTCGCATTGAGCGTCTCCTAGAACGTGAGGGATACTCAACGGCGTCGGTTGAGTTATGCCTGGCCACCGGTGGCATGGTCAACATGCCCCTGGTAAAGAACCGGTTAGACGAGCTGTTCGGCCCTGGTCGTGTACATGTTTCTAAGCGCAGCGCCTCGGCCATTGCTGAAGGCGCGGCATGGGTTGCGCACGATGAGGCACGATTGCACTTGGCCAAGAATGTTGAATTGGTGATGGCGCGGAATGCGTACGTTCCTTTGCTTACCGCTGGGGTCGAGATGCCTCTGGAACGAGAAATCCGACAAGAGCGCTTCTCGCTCTACTGCGTGGACCCTTCTGATGGCTTCGGCAAATTCAGTCTGGTGAGTCCTCATCGCCCAGGCCCACGAGTCTTGCCAGACGACCCGCGCCGCCCACTGAGCCACATGTTGCTGAAGGTAGATGGCAAAGCTCAGCCCTTCCGCGAACGCCTGGAGCTGCAGGTCACCATGAGCGAAGATTTAGTCTTGACGGCCGAAGCCTGGTCCTTGAACCAGAAAGGGCGAGCTGCAGCTGAAGTCCACGACCTGGAATTTGCCTTGGCCACCCCAGGGACCAAGGGTGGTTGGTTGAAGGCTAGGACATTTGAAGCAGTCGACAGTGACGGTTCGCAATACGAGCAAGGCGGCCTAGCGCTCCGCTCAAACTTGGCGAACAGGGAGGACTTGAGCCTTGTACCGGGGGAGGTCCTCTACGGCATCAACCCGTTTTACTTCCGACGCGAACAGTGCCCGCCACAAGTACAGGTGGACGAGCACCTCTACTATCAGCCCTGTTCCATTTGTAGACGCGCATCCAACGACCCGCTATGCCGCTGCGCAAGTACGCCACAACGGCCGCCACATACCGATATGAGGTCGCAAGCATGA